The following are from one region of the Prevotella communis genome:
- a CDS encoding HAD family hydrolase, whose protein sequence is MMMTEKIKVIAFDADDTLWDCQGYFEEVENHLYRLIAPYCEDPKKELFKTESGNMADLGYGCKAFTISILETAMRIAGNDLSVTQLDELLQDCKRLLHLPATPLPGVEETLKELRDRIQESSLSPLTSHLSPLKLVCFTKGELQDQENKLRRSGLLKYFDDVEITSDKTQREFLALCEHQGIHPSELLMIGNSLKSDCAPALAIGAWAIHIPFHVTWQLEHFEDIDHERLIKVDKISDILKYI, encoded by the coding sequence ATGATGATGACAGAAAAGATTAAAGTCATTGCCTTCGATGCCGACGACACCCTGTGGGACTGTCAGGGCTATTTCGAAGAAGTAGAGAATCACCTATACCGCCTTATTGCCCCCTATTGCGAGGATCCCAAGAAGGAACTCTTCAAGACCGAATCGGGCAATATGGCCGACCTTGGCTATGGGTGTAAGGCTTTCACCATCAGTATTTTAGAGACCGCCATGCGCATAGCAGGCAACGACCTCTCAGTGACGCAGCTGGACGAACTCCTGCAAGACTGCAAGCGACTGCTCCACCTGCCTGCCACACCCCTGCCTGGCGTGGAAGAGACGCTGAAGGAGTTGAGAGACAGAATACAAGAGTCAAGCCTCTCACCTCTCACCTCTCACCTCTCACCTCTCAAACTGGTCTGTTTCACCAAAGGTGAGTTGCAGGATCAGGAGAATAAACTAAGGCGTTCTGGTCTGCTGAAATATTTCGATGATGTAGAGATTACCTCCGACAAGACCCAGCGTGAGTTCCTGGCCCTGTGCGAACATCAGGGGATTCATCCTTCAGAACTGCTGATGATAGGCAACTCCCTGAAAAGCGACTGCGCCCCGGCACTGGCCATCGGAGCATGGGCCATCCATATTCCCTTCCACGTGACGTGGCAGTTGGAGCATTTTGAGGATATAGACCACGAGCGTCTTATAAAAGTTGATAAAATCAGCGATATTCTCAAATATATTTAG
- the metG gene encoding methionine--tRNA ligase → MEQKNYKRITVTSALPYANGGVHIGHLAGVYVPADIYVRYLRLKKRDVMFIGGSDEHGVPITVRARKEGITPQDVVDRYHKMIKDSFEEFGISFDIYSRTTSETHHKFAAEWFKKLYDEGKLVEKTTAQLYDEEAKQFLADRYVVGECPYCHNEGAYGDQCEKCGRDLSPTELINPKSTISGSTPVLKETKNWYLPLNEYQDWLKQWILEGHKEWRSNVYGQCKSWLDMDLQPRAMTRDLDWGIPVPVEGADGKVLYVWFDAPIGYVSNTKELCEREPEKWGNWEQWWQDEDTRLIHFIGKDNIVFHCIIFPVMMKAHGKYIMPDNVPANEFLNLENDKISTSRNWAVWLHEYLVDMPGKQDVLRYVLTANAPETKDNNFTWKDFQDRNNNELVAVYGNFVNRALQLTKKYWNGVVPACGELQDVDKAALEEFKDVKGKVEALLEQFKFRDAQFEAMNLARIGNRYITECEPWKVWKTDPKRCETILNICLQLTANLAIAFEPFLPFSSKKLREMLNIDSFEWEQLGSTDLLKAGHQLGEASLLFEKIEDEVIQKQLDKLEATKKANQAAAYKAAPIKDTVSFDDFEKLDIRVGLVKDCQKVKKSKKLLQFTIDDGSGTDRTICSGIAAFYEKPEELIGKRILFVANFAPRTMMGIESQGMILSAVDADESLSVVTTTKDVKPGSQVG, encoded by the coding sequence ATGGAACAGAAAAATTATAAGAGAATAACTGTGACCTCTGCCCTGCCCTATGCCAATGGCGGTGTGCATATTGGTCACCTGGCTGGCGTCTACGTACCGGCCGACATCTACGTACGTTACCTGCGTCTGAAGAAGCGCGACGTGATGTTCATCGGAGGTTCTGACGAACACGGTGTGCCCATCACCGTTCGTGCCCGCAAGGAGGGTATCACCCCTCAGGATGTGGTTGACCGTTATCACAAGATGATCAAGGACTCGTTCGAAGAGTTCGGTATCTCATTCGATATCTATAGCCGTACCACCAGCGAGACACATCATAAATTTGCTGCCGAGTGGTTCAAGAAGCTTTACGACGAGGGCAAACTGGTGGAGAAGACCACTGCACAGCTCTACGACGAGGAGGCCAAGCAGTTCCTGGCCGACCGTTATGTTGTAGGTGAATGTCCCTACTGCCACAACGAGGGTGCCTATGGTGACCAGTGCGAGAAGTGCGGACGCGACCTGAGTCCTACAGAACTGATTAACCCCAAGTCAACCATCAGCGGTTCTACGCCTGTATTGAAGGAGACAAAGAACTGGTACCTGCCTCTGAACGAGTATCAGGACTGGTTGAAGCAGTGGATTCTGGAGGGTCACAAGGAGTGGCGCTCAAATGTCTATGGCCAGTGCAAGAGCTGGTTGGATATGGATCTGCAGCCACGTGCCATGACGCGCGACCTCGACTGGGGTATCCCTGTACCTGTAGAGGGTGCCGACGGTAAGGTGCTCTACGTATGGTTCGACGCACCTATCGGCTATGTATCAAACACCAAGGAGCTCTGCGAGCGTGAGCCTGAGAAATGGGGCAACTGGGAGCAGTGGTGGCAAGATGAGGATACGCGCTTGATACACTTCATCGGTAAGGACAACATCGTGTTCCACTGCATCATCTTCCCTGTGATGATGAAGGCTCACGGCAAGTATATCATGCCCGACAATGTGCCAGCCAACGAGTTCCTGAATCTGGAGAACGACAAGATCTCTACCTCTCGCAACTGGGCTGTATGGCTCCACGAGTATCTGGTAGATATGCCTGGCAAGCAGGATGTGTTGCGCTATGTGCTTACTGCTAATGCTCCTGAGACCAAGGACAACAACTTCACTTGGAAGGACTTCCAGGATCGCAATAACAACGAGCTCGTGGCTGTTTACGGCAACTTCGTGAACCGTGCCCTCCAGCTCACCAAGAAGTACTGGAACGGTGTGGTTCCTGCTTGTGGCGAACTGCAGGATGTAGATAAGGCAGCCCTTGAGGAGTTCAAGGATGTGAAGGGTAAGGTAGAGGCGCTGCTGGAGCAGTTTAAGTTCCGTGATGCCCAGTTCGAGGCTATGAACCTGGCTCGTATCGGCAACCGCTATATCACAGAGTGTGAGCCTTGGAAGGTATGGAAAACCGATCCGAAGCGCTGTGAGACCATCCTGAACATCTGCTTGCAGTTGACAGCCAACCTGGCTATCGCCTTCGAGCCCTTCCTGCCATTCAGCAGCAAGAAGCTCCGCGAGATGCTCAATATCGACAGTTTCGAGTGGGAGCAGCTGGGTTCTACCGATTTGCTGAAGGCTGGTCATCAGTTGGGTGAGGCATCTCTGCTGTTCGAGAAGATTGAGGATGAGGTGATCCAGAAGCAGCTCGACAAACTGGAGGCTACCAAGAAGGCCAATCAGGCTGCCGCCTATAAGGCCGCTCCTATCAAGGATACCGTTTCGTTCGACGACTTCGAGAAGCTCGACATCCGTGTAGGCTTGGTGAAGGACTGTCAGAAGGTGAAGAAGAGTAAGAAGCTCCTGCAGTTCACCATTGACGACGGTTCTGGTACAGACCGTACTATCTGTTCTGGTATTGCTGCCTTCTACGAGAAGCCTGAGGAGCTCATCGGCAAGCGTATCCTGTTCGTGGCCAACTTCGCTCCACGCACCATGATGGGCATCGAGAGTCAGGGTATGATTCTCAGCGCCGTGGATGCTGACGAGAGTCTGAGTGTGGTCACCACAACGAAGGATGTGAAGCCTGGTTCACAGGTCGGTTAA
- a CDS encoding glycoside hydrolase family 43 protein: MKRLIFLVMWLPLLATAQYKSSVWCPDNGDGTYTNPVINADYSDPDVCVGASGEDYYMTASSFQCTPGLPILHSKDLVNWEIINYALGNLYEGNDALLAHFSSKPQHGAGVWAPSIRYHNGWYYIYWGDPDFGVMMVKTQDPAGKWEAPVCIIKGEGYIDTCPLWDEDGRCYLVNGWANSRSKYASVLTVREMSADGMRPIGQPVIVFDGNGTENRTCEGPKFYKRDGWYWIMCPAGGVPEGFQLAMRSKSPYGPYEHKIVLAQGKTNINGPHQGGWVHTKYGEDWFLHFQDKEAYGRVVHLNPVDWSTGWPVMGRLTPNPSLGREGSRYTGEPVVTYKKPKASSTLIQNPVESDEFNDTKLGLQWQWHGNYDEKFGTATAFGCYRIYTYKMSDVRGQKEDVSPNLWEVPNMLLQKTPADEFTATAKIRFTSKADGQMGGLIMMGLDYSALVVKRVDKAFQLIQMTCKDADKGKQQTETVLATLKPTAEDKIDYKPGIHEDIYLRLQVTNAEAGAAHGGKPMVQFSYSLNGKKFQNCGEQFKMRQGKWIGAKFGFLSVETNAKVDRGWVDADWIRINKN; this comes from the coding sequence ATGAAGAGGCTAATATTTTTGGTCATGTGGTTGCCCTTGCTGGCAACGGCACAGTACAAATCATCGGTATGGTGTCCGGACAATGGTGATGGCACCTATACCAACCCAGTGATTAATGCCGACTATTCAGACCCAGATGTCTGTGTGGGAGCCAGTGGTGAGGACTACTACATGACAGCCTCCTCGTTTCAATGTACACCTGGTTTGCCTATCCTGCATTCCAAGGACTTGGTAAACTGGGAAATCATCAACTATGCATTAGGCAACCTCTACGAGGGCAATGACGCGCTCCTTGCCCATTTCAGCAGTAAGCCCCAGCATGGTGCCGGAGTATGGGCACCCAGTATCCGCTACCACAATGGCTGGTACTATATCTATTGGGGCGATCCCGACTTTGGCGTGATGATGGTGAAGACCCAAGACCCAGCAGGAAAATGGGAGGCCCCCGTGTGTATCATCAAGGGCGAGGGCTATATCGACACCTGTCCGCTGTGGGACGAGGACGGACGCTGCTATCTGGTAAACGGATGGGCCAACAGTCGTTCGAAGTATGCCTCTGTACTGACTGTCCGTGAGATGAGTGCCGACGGCATGAGACCTATTGGACAACCCGTCATCGTGTTTGATGGCAACGGCACAGAGAACCGCACCTGCGAAGGACCTAAGTTCTACAAGCGTGACGGCTGGTATTGGATCATGTGTCCTGCCGGTGGTGTGCCAGAAGGCTTCCAGCTGGCCATGCGGTCTAAGTCGCCCTATGGTCCCTACGAGCACAAGATTGTGTTGGCACAAGGCAAGACCAATATCAACGGACCTCATCAAGGCGGTTGGGTGCACACGAAATACGGTGAGGACTGGTTCCTGCACTTCCAGGACAAAGAGGCCTACGGACGCGTGGTACACCTAAACCCCGTAGATTGGAGCACAGGATGGCCGGTGATGGGAAGACTCACCCCCAACCCCTCTCTGGGCAGAGAGGGGAGTAGATACACCGGAGAGCCCGTAGTAACATATAAAAAGCCGAAAGCTTCGAGCACACTCATCCAGAATCCTGTCGAGAGCGACGAGTTTAATGATACGAAACTGGGGCTCCAGTGGCAATGGCACGGCAACTACGATGAAAAGTTTGGTACTGCCACCGCCTTTGGCTGCTATCGTATCTACACATATAAGATGTCTGATGTAAGAGGTCAGAAGGAAGATGTTTCACCCAACCTTTGGGAGGTGCCCAACATGCTCCTTCAGAAGACACCTGCCGACGAGTTTACAGCAACAGCAAAGATACGTTTCACCTCGAAGGCCGACGGACAGATGGGTGGACTCATCATGATGGGCCTCGACTATTCAGCCCTCGTGGTGAAGCGTGTAGACAAAGCGTTCCAACTGATACAGATGACTTGCAAGGATGCCGATAAAGGCAAGCAGCAGACTGAGACCGTGCTGGCCACGCTGAAACCCACGGCAGAAGACAAGATAGACTATAAGCCCGGTATCCACGAAGATATCTACCTGCGCCTGCAGGTGACCAATGCCGAGGCAGGTGCTGCCCACGGCGGCAAACCCATGGTACAGTTCTCCTATAGTCTGAACGGCAAGAAATTTCAGAATTGCGGCGAACAATTTAAGATGCGTCAAGGCAAATGGATTGGTGCGAAATTCGGTTTCCTCTCTGTAGAGACCAACGCTAAAGTTGACCGCGGATGGGTGGATGCCGATTGGATAAGAATAAATAAGAATTAA
- a CDS encoding glycoside hydrolase family 43 protein, with the protein MMKIILLATVLLTACLQIKAQTLATEYKGTASGNPISGSVFCADPTAIEYDGRLYVYGTNDHQQYIKNGKTGSNGYGNIKSLVVFSTDDMVNWTFHGTIDVSKVCTWAGQSWAPSAVWREKENSNGTKTNEFYIYFANGGGSVGVMRSTKSPLGPFSSPLSQPMIRHGMAGVDPCNWLFDPGVVIDSTGTAWIAFGGGDPQSSGSKLWPGNSRIAKLKSSMTALDGAAVNMPAPYLFEASELNIIGGRFVYTYNTSWGDRPNWNTYEKRNGQAAPSACSMCYMVTDTPLDPDSWEYRGEYVPNEGSFSSLGADYGNNHTHLHKFNGEYYLFYHGNVLEKTMKSKNAMDGGASGYRSLCVNKLTVNEETQKLSKVSMNKTGTTAIKNMNPYTLQQAETMSTSGGVNYEDFKNIKSVSKSSLGNDASENLYVKMAAGAWTMVRKVDFGTNGARQFTLRARGTGKLEIRIDSKTKAAAATVEFSSTTFLDFTVDLDPALFKKVHHLYFVFTESTNAQFDSWQFVEYDPTGVFEIETTEDTQSEKQFFDLSGRRLPKDSKHRGLVIEQYTDENGTKKVRKHF; encoded by the coding sequence ATGATGAAAATAATTCTCCTGGCTACCGTCCTACTGACGGCATGCCTGCAGATAAAGGCACAGACACTTGCCACTGAATACAAGGGTACCGCCAGTGGCAATCCCATCAGCGGAAGCGTGTTCTGTGCCGACCCCACCGCCATTGAATACGATGGTCGCCTCTATGTCTATGGCACCAACGACCACCAGCAGTATATCAAGAACGGTAAGACGGGCAGCAATGGCTACGGCAATATCAAGTCGCTGGTCGTTTTCTCAACCGATGATATGGTGAACTGGACCTTCCACGGCACCATCGACGTGAGTAAGGTATGCACCTGGGCAGGACAGTCGTGGGCCCCCTCAGCCGTATGGCGCGAGAAAGAGAATAGCAATGGCACAAAGACAAATGAATTTTATATCTATTTCGCCAATGGAGGCGGTAGCGTAGGTGTGATGAGGAGCACGAAGTCACCCCTTGGTCCGTTTTCCTCGCCTCTCAGTCAGCCCATGATACGTCACGGTATGGCTGGCGTCGACCCCTGCAACTGGCTGTTCGACCCAGGTGTGGTGATCGACTCTACAGGCACGGCATGGATTGCTTTTGGAGGCGGAGACCCGCAGTCGTCAGGTTCCAAGCTATGGCCTGGCAACTCGCGCATAGCAAAGCTAAAGTCCTCGATGACAGCCCTCGACGGTGCTGCCGTGAATATGCCTGCCCCCTATCTCTTTGAGGCCAGCGAACTGAATATCATCGGCGGACGGTTTGTCTATACCTATAACACCTCCTGGGGCGACCGTCCCAACTGGAACACCTACGAGAAGCGCAACGGTCAGGCAGCGCCCTCGGCCTGCAGCATGTGCTACATGGTAACAGACACGCCACTGGATCCTGACTCATGGGAATACCGTGGAGAGTATGTGCCCAATGAAGGCAGTTTCAGCAGTCTGGGCGCCGACTACGGTAATAACCACACCCACCTGCATAAGTTCAATGGCGAATACTACCTCTTCTATCATGGCAATGTGCTTGAGAAGACGATGAAGAGCAAGAATGCGATGGATGGAGGCGCCTCTGGCTACCGCTCCCTCTGCGTCAACAAACTGACGGTGAACGAAGAGACGCAGAAGTTGAGCAAAGTCAGCATGAACAAGACTGGCACGACTGCCATCAAGAATATGAATCCCTACACGCTGCAGCAGGCCGAGACGATGTCGACCTCTGGTGGCGTGAACTATGAGGACTTCAAGAATATCAAAAGCGTATCCAAGAGTTCGCTGGGCAATGATGCCTCAGAGAACCTGTACGTCAAGATGGCTGCAGGCGCATGGACAATGGTCCGCAAGGTGGACTTTGGCACAAACGGTGCCCGCCAGTTCACACTGAGGGCGCGAGGCACAGGTAAACTGGAGATTCGTATTGACAGCAAGACAAAGGCTGCAGCAGCCACAGTGGAATTCTCGTCAACCACGTTCCTGGACTTCACCGTCGACCTGGACCCTGCCCTTTTCAAGAAAGTACACCACCTCTATTTCGTTTTCACCGAATCCACCAATGCCCAGTTTGACTCCTGGCAGTTTGTGGAGTACGACCCCACTGGTGTTTTCGAGATTGAGACGACAGAGGATACACAGTCAGAGAAGCAATTCTTTGACCTCAGCGGACGCCGCCTGCCGAAGGACAGTAAGCATCGCGGCCTCGTGATAGAACAATACACAGACGAAAACGGTACGAAGAAAGTACGCAAGCATTTCTAA
- a CDS encoding IspD/TarI family cytidylyltransferase, protein MNYAVIIAGGSGNRMGQDIPKQFINVYDKPVLIYTLEGFQRHPMIDAIEVVCIEGWESIVQAYANQFNITKLRWIVKGGSSAQESIRNGVFNLEGKLSPDDTVIIHDGIRPVIDDSVLTDVIEVAHQYGNAVTSLPYNEQIFVVSADDANTTTQFIPRETLRRVSTPQAYTFGLLDEKYHEAFEKGIGIYGSHYANTMMVELGVRLHFAKGSDKNLKLTTKDDLEIFKGYLTKEKDSWLK, encoded by the coding sequence ATGAACTACGCAGTGATTATCGCCGGTGGGTCCGGCAACCGTATGGGACAGGATATTCCCAAGCAGTTTATCAATGTTTATGATAAGCCTGTCCTGATATATACTTTAGAAGGTTTCCAGCGCCATCCGATGATTGATGCTATTGAGGTGGTATGTATTGAAGGCTGGGAAAGTATCGTACAGGCCTATGCCAATCAGTTTAATATCACTAAACTACGTTGGATAGTCAAAGGCGGCAGTTCTGCACAAGAGTCAATCCGTAATGGCGTCTTCAACCTTGAAGGCAAACTATCGCCCGATGATACTGTTATCATTCACGACGGCATCCGTCCGGTGATAGATGATAGCGTGCTGACAGATGTCATAGAAGTGGCCCATCAGTATGGCAATGCCGTTACGTCACTACCCTATAACGAACAGATTTTTGTGGTCAGCGCCGATGATGCCAACACCACCACGCAGTTTATCCCCAGAGAGACCCTACGCCGCGTTTCTACCCCACAGGCTTACACCTTCGGTCTGCTCGACGAGAAATATCATGAGGCCTTCGAGAAAGGCATCGGCATCTATGGTTCCCATTATGCCAATACGATGATGGTAGAACTTGGTGTGCGTCTGCACTTTGCAAAAGGTTCAGACAAGAATCTCAAGTTGACAACAAAGGACGATCTGGAAATATTCAAAGGTTATCTGACTAAAGAAAAAGACAGTTGGTTGAAGTAA
- a CDS encoding NAD-dependent epimerase/dehydratase family protein, giving the protein MNKQHPLYKEDITRILSIEGMNTLSGKTILITGATGMVGTMLIDALMAKGDVNVIAVGRSREKASARLGMHFDNKHFSFLEQDVCQPFPADIHADYIIPMASNTHPLAYSQYPIETMMINLKGAEHALNLAEKTGATVVYTSTNEVYGNAIDDQSFTEGSNGLLNLSNARACYNESKRSSEALCQSYAAERGVKVKIARLCRIFGPTMLMEDSKASSQFIRKAVDGENIVLKSAGNQYFSYTYVADAVMGLLTVLLRGEDAVAYNVSSEKTNICLKDFAHICAECCGRKVVFDLPSETESKGYSVATRSILANERIKGIGFTPYYDIHDAISRTIEILKT; this is encoded by the coding sequence ATGAATAAGCAACATCCATTATACAAGGAAGACATTACCAGGATTCTTTCCATAGAAGGAATGAATACCCTGTCAGGAAAAACAATCCTAATCACAGGAGCTACAGGTATGGTTGGCACCATGCTGATTGATGCGCTGATGGCCAAGGGCGATGTGAATGTCATTGCCGTGGGACGTAGTCGTGAGAAGGCTTCCGCAAGACTTGGTATGCATTTCGATAACAAGCATTTTAGTTTCCTTGAACAAGATGTTTGTCAGCCCTTCCCTGCCGATATCCATGCCGATTATATCATCCCTATGGCCAGCAACACCCATCCGTTGGCCTATTCTCAATATCCCATTGAGACAATGATGATTAATCTCAAAGGTGCCGAGCATGCCTTGAATCTTGCAGAAAAGACAGGAGCAACAGTTGTCTATACCTCTACCAACGAAGTCTATGGCAATGCCATTGACGACCAGTCATTCACAGAAGGCAGCAACGGTCTGCTGAATCTCAGTAATGCCCGTGCGTGCTACAACGAGTCCAAGCGTTCTAGCGAGGCCTTGTGCCAGTCGTATGCAGCCGAGAGAGGTGTCAAGGTAAAGATTGCCCGTTTGTGCAGAATATTTGGTCCCACCATGCTGATGGAAGATAGCAAAGCCTCTTCACAGTTTATTCGCAAGGCTGTCGATGGCGAGAATATCGTGTTGAAATCTGCTGGCAACCAGTACTTCTCCTATACCTATGTGGCTGATGCCGTGATGGGACTGCTGACAGTATTGCTCAGAGGCGAGGATGCCGTTGCCTACAACGTCAGTAGCGAGAAGACCAATATCTGCCTGAAGGACTTTGCCCATATCTGTGCCGAGTGTTGTGGCAGGAAGGTGGTATTCGACTTACCTTCTGAGACAGAATCCAAAGGCTATTCCGTAGCAACAAGGTCTATCTTAGCCAATGAGCGTATCAAGGGGATTGGTTTTACCCCCTATTACGACATCCACGATGCCATCAGCAGAACAATAGAAATTTTAAAGACTTAA
- a CDS encoding LicD family protein: MNHELTEQELTQWKAIITDVLRAFHEICEKYGLTYYAIGGTAIGAVRHQGIIPWDDDIDVGMPRPDFERFMEICRTTDFGDYELVSDETHEAYNLPFPKFCNKHTTLIERADVPCVIGLYIDVFPLDSTSNDKAEVEALVYRYKKLQNRHEAICTRSTFVEYIMLLTKPHEWGRFCYKTLGFLFRQYMRRSLLRQMRAICLKYPYGSTHHLINYGGAYAMRELFDSRVLDGKPVDMPFENIAIRMMPGYDEYLRGVYGDYMQLPPEEKRVPHHVKAFFDMHQRVENPFA, from the coding sequence ATGAATCATGAACTGACAGAACAGGAACTGACCCAGTGGAAGGCCATCATCACGGATGTGCTCAGGGCGTTCCATGAGATATGCGAGAAGTACGGACTGACCTATTATGCCATCGGAGGTACGGCTATCGGTGCCGTACGTCATCAGGGTATCATCCCCTGGGACGATGATATCGATGTGGGTATGCCGCGACCCGACTTTGAGCGCTTCATGGAGATTTGTCGCACCACGGATTTTGGTGACTACGAACTGGTGTCGGACGAGACGCACGAGGCTTACAACCTGCCGTTTCCTAAGTTCTGCAACAAGCACACCACATTGATAGAGCGGGCTGACGTGCCTTGCGTCATAGGTCTGTATATCGATGTGTTCCCACTTGACAGCACAAGCAACGATAAGGCTGAGGTAGAAGCGTTGGTGTATCGCTATAAGAAACTGCAGAACAGACATGAGGCTATCTGCACGCGCAGCACGTTTGTAGAGTATATCATGTTGCTCACGAAGCCGCATGAGTGGGGTCGCTTCTGCTACAAGACACTGGGATTCCTCTTTCGTCAGTACATGCGCCGCTCGCTACTCCGTCAGATGCGTGCAATCTGCTTGAAGTATCCCTACGGCTCAACCCACCACCTTATTAATTATGGTGGTGCCTATGCTATGCGCGAATTATTTGATAGCAGGGTACTGGATGGCAAACCTGTAGATATGCCGTTTGAGAATATCGCCATCCGTATGATGCCTGGTTATGACGAATACCTGCGCGGCGTGTATGGCGACTATATGCAGTTGCCCCCTGAGGAGAAACGCGTGCCCCACCACGTGAAGGCTTTCTTCGACATGCACCAGCGCGTAGAGAATCCCTTCGCTTAA
- a CDS encoding acyltransferase family protein, giving the protein MNEITQTKKPRMEWLDALRGFTMIMVVANHVAQIGFEEQWKHSSSLQFLLLFRMPLFFFISGFLAYKASQVWDLRNLGTLVLKKMRVQLIPTICFFLLATAILKPSFWPGLEESFHSPTKGGYWFTLVLLYMFLIYYPFAYLESKITSLFSKNKAFWISAALITLLFLVSLAFYDSCYQPRYFSWAKGYRGGMTDIHRFLLDSSLGQLMLWMPFFLFGNIAHRYWNGFQKLMDSKCFFPIIVLLAILCTMDALKWRTLRMAWAIIPQTGAMFLLLLIALMYFRNYKHYFTKMTIIGASLQYIGRRTLDIYLIHFLFVPSLPSVGLFFKSYQHNFITDTTLSVLFALLVIGFSIITSNILRISPFLKKWLFGRT; this is encoded by the coding sequence ATGAATGAAATAACACAAACGAAGAAGCCACGCATGGAGTGGCTCGATGCCCTTCGCGGCTTCACAATGATTATGGTGGTGGCCAACCACGTGGCGCAGATAGGTTTCGAGGAACAGTGGAAGCACTCTTCTTCACTTCAGTTCCTGTTGCTGTTCCGCATGCCGCTGTTCTTCTTCATCAGTGGCTTCTTGGCCTACAAAGCTTCGCAGGTGTGGGACTTGCGTAACCTGGGTACGCTGGTGCTGAAGAAGATGCGCGTGCAACTCATCCCCACCATCTGCTTCTTCCTCCTGGCTACAGCCATCCTGAAACCCAGTTTCTGGCCTGGCCTTGAAGAGTCGTTCCATTCGCCCACAAAGGGTGGCTACTGGTTTACGCTGGTGCTGCTCTACATGTTCCTGATCTACTATCCCTTTGCCTATCTGGAGAGTAAGATTACCTCGCTTTTCTCGAAAAACAAGGCCTTCTGGATATCCGCGGCACTCATCACCCTGCTGTTCCTTGTCTCGCTGGCTTTCTATGACTCGTGCTATCAGCCCCGTTATTTCTCATGGGCCAAGGGCTATCGTGGCGGTATGACCGATATCCACCGCTTCCTGCTGGATTCCAGTCTGGGGCAACTGATGCTGTGGATGCCGTTCTTCCTCTTTGGTAATATTGCCCATCGCTATTGGAATGGTTTCCAGAAACTGATGGACTCGAAGTGTTTCTTCCCCATCATCGTGCTGCTGGCTATCCTCTGTACGATGGATGCCCTGAAATGGCGCACCCTGCGTATGGCGTGGGCTATCATCCCCCAGACGGGAGCCATGTTCCTCTTGTTGCTCATCGCCCTGATGTATTTCCGCAACTACAAGCACTACTTCACCAAAATGACCATCATCGGCGCCTCGTTGCAGTATATAGGCCGTCGCACGCTGGATATCTATCTGATTCATTTCCTCTTCGTGCCCAGTCTGCCCAGCGTGGGTCTGTTCTTCAAGAGCTATCAGCACAATTTTATCACTGATACCACGCTCTCCGTGCTCTTTGCCCTGCTGGTCATTGGTTTCAGCATTATCACCTCAAACATCCTGCGCATCAGTCCGTTTCTGAAGAAATGGCTGTTTGGCAGGACCTGA